The following DNA comes from Fibrobacter sp. UWH6.
TCGTGCTTCCCATTCCTTCTATAATCCTGTGTTGCAGAATATGGGACATATGCGGGCTCTTTTGCATAAATTGCATGTAAGGCTTGAGAAAACACCGATTTATTCTTTTATTGTCTTTAGTGGTCGCTGTACATTACGTCTTGCCCCTGTAAGTGGAACTTTTGGACGGGGTGATGATTGCTGGCGTTTGCTGCATTTGAGTGAGTTGAAAGGTGTTCTTAAGGAGTCTATGATGAAACGGCCTTCTATTTATCATTCAAAGCAACTTGAAACTTGGTGGAAAGAGCTGCAATCTTGTGTAAATGTTGATGAATCTGTAAAAAAATCGCATGCAGAGTCTATTCAAAGGCTGCATCATCACAATTAATGAACTATAAAAAGTTAGCGGATTTTATTCCCGCTTTTTTTCATATTCAAACTTTTTTATATACATTTGTAAAAAAGCTATCAAGGAGAATTTTATGGCAATCGCACTCGCCGCCGTTGGCGTTATCGTTGTTCTGGTCATCATCGTGGCTGGCATTTACAACGGCCTGGTCAAACTTCGCAACAACCGCGAAAACGCATTTGCAAATATCGACGTCCAGCTGAAGCAGCGTTACGATCTGGTGCCCCAGCTGGTATCTTCCGTCAAGGGTTATGCCTCCCACGAAAAGGAAACTCTGGAAAAGGTCATCGCCGCCCGTAATTCCGCCATGAGCGCCTCCACCGTCGACGAAAAGGTTGCCGCCGACAAGGCCATGTCCGGTGCCCTCGCCGGCCTCAAGGTCACATTGGAAGCTTACCCGGAACTGAAGGCCAACACTAACTTCCTGCAGCTCCAGAACGAACTTTCCGACATCGAGAACAAGCTGGCCGCAGCCCGTCGCTTCTTCAATTCCGCTACCAAGGAATTCAACAACGCCTGCGAAGTTTTCCCCAACAATATTTTCGCTGGCATGTTCGGCTTCCGCCGCGCCGCCATGTACGAAGCTACCGAAAGTCGCGATACCCTGAACAAGGCTCCCGAAGTCAAATTCTAGCGACACGCTTTGAGTTTTGAGCTACGAGAAAGTTTTACTACTCATTGCTCACAGCTCACAGCTCGCTACTCATGGCTCTATGAAATACGTTGGAATGCAAACCCAGATCTGGCGGAACAACAGGAACACCGTCATCCTGTTGTTTATGTACCCTATTATCATTTTTGCCATGTTCTGGGCCTTTGTCTTTGTGATGGACTATTTCGGGGTGTTCTGCAGTTTTACGCCTGACGCCCTCATCAGCGGATCGCCCATAACCACCATTGGCGATGTCTGCCGCGAAAATCCCATGTCCTATGGCACCCGCTGGCCTGTGGTGTGGTTCTGCTTCTTAAAGGCTCTGCCTGCGGTGGCGATCGTTGTCACCACCTGGTTTGCCCTGGCCTACAGCAGTAACGTTTCCATCATCCGCCGCATTACCCGCGCCCGCCCCCTGGAACGCAAGGAAAACGTCCGCGTCTACAACATTGTCGAAAACCTCTGCATTGCGGGCGGTATCGAAATGCCGCAAATCAACATTGTGGAAGACCCCGGCCTGAACGCGTTCGCCAGCGGCATCGACGTAAAGACATTCACCATCACCCTGACCACCGGCATCGTTGAAAAGCTGAACGACGAGGAATTATCCGCCGTAGTGGCCCACGAACTGACCCACATCAAAAACCGTGACACCCGACTGATGGTGGTGTGCATTGTCTTTGTGGGCATGGTTTCGCTGATGCAGACCGTCTTTATCGAAATCCTCAAGGGCATGGTCCGCGGCTCCAGGCGTTCCCGTGGCCGAAGGAAGGGCGATGGCGGAGCCATAATCATCATCTTCTTTGCGCTGGTAGGCGTGGTCATTACCTCGATCGCCTATTTCTTCAGCTTCATCAACCGCCTGGCCATTTCCCGCAAGCGCGAATACGTGGCCGACGCCGGTGCGGCGGAACTCTGCGGCGACCCACTGGCCTTGGCAAGCGCCCTCCGCAAAATCTCCGAGACCCCGGGCCTTGTGAACGTCCAGCGAAACGACGTGGCCCAGCTCTACATCATCCATCCCGAAGAAGAGGAAGACAACGGCGTTTTCCGAAGCATCGCCAAGAAGGTGGATTCCATTTTCTGGACCCATCCCGACACCCCCGAACGAATCCAGATCCTGGAACAGTTCTGATTATGGGTGGACATAGGGCAGGTCCCGCTAACTATAAAAAATGCCACGGTTAAAACCGCGGCATTTTGAATATAAAGGGTTCGTTATTTTTCGCCGGCAGGAACGTCTTTTTC
Coding sequences within:
- a CDS encoding LemA family protein, with amino-acid sequence MAIALAAVGVIVVLVIIVAGIYNGLVKLRNNRENAFANIDVQLKQRYDLVPQLVSSVKGYASHEKETLEKVIAARNSAMSASTVDEKVAADKAMSGALAGLKVTLEAYPELKANTNFLQLQNELSDIENKLAAARRFFNSATKEFNNACEVFPNNIFAGMFGFRRAAMYEATESRDTLNKAPEVKF
- a CDS encoding M48 family metallopeptidase, which encodes MKYVGMQTQIWRNNRNTVILLFMYPIIIFAMFWAFVFVMDYFGVFCSFTPDALISGSPITTIGDVCRENPMSYGTRWPVVWFCFLKALPAVAIVVTTWFALAYSSNVSIIRRITRARPLERKENVRVYNIVENLCIAGGIEMPQINIVEDPGLNAFASGIDVKTFTITLTTGIVEKLNDEELSAVVAHELTHIKNRDTRLMVVCIVFVGMVSLMQTVFIEILKGMVRGSRRSRGRRKGDGGAIIIIFFALVGVVITSIAYFFSFINRLAISRKREYVADAGAAELCGDPLALASALRKISETPGLVNVQRNDVAQLYIIHPEEEEDNGVFRSIAKKVDSIFWTHPDTPERIQILEQF